The Chitinophagales bacterium genomic sequence CCTGAAAATTCAGGCTTTTCGGTAAGAAACCTCAAATATATGAGAGCTTTTGCCGAAGCCTATCCTCATTTTCCAATCGTGCAAGTTCCACTTGCACAATCAGAAAATGAATTTGTGCAAGTACCACTTGCACAAATAACCTGGTATCATCACATCAGTCTATTAACAAAAGTAAAAGATACCACAAAAAGAGCTTTTTATATAAGTGAAACAGCCAAAAACGAATGGAGCAGAGATGTAATGCTCTTACAAATACAAAGCAAACTTTACGAAAGAGACAGCAAGGCATTGAACAATTTTGAAAATACCTTGCCCGATTATCAATCCGACTTGGCAAAAAGTATTTTTAAAGACCCTTACAATTTTGATTTTCTGATGCTTTATAGAAAAGCCAAAGAAGTAGAAATTGAAAATCTATTGACACAAAAAATCACAGATTTTCTATTGGAATTAGGAAAAGGTTTTGCATTTGTAGGCAGACAATACGCTGTTGAAGTGGACAATACCGATTATAAAATTGATTTGCTTTTTTATCATACCGTTTTACACGCCTATGTTGTGATAGAACTTAAAGCAGGTGAATTTTTGCCCGAGTATGTTTCTAAACTCAACTTTTACATTAGTGCTATTGACGATAAGCTAAAAACACCAACAGACGAGCCAACTATCGGACTTTTGTTGTGTGCATCAAAAAGCAAGGTAAAAGTAGAATACGCTATGCGTGGCTTAGACAAACCTTTAGGAGTTGCTTCCTATCAATTAGAACGGTTAGTAAAGGAAAATATAGACAAACTAAACAACAACGAAGAACAATAGCCCGAAGAAAGCCCTCCGTTAACAATATAATACCAATCTTTGTTAACACAAAATAGATTAGACGATTTTGTGTTAATTGGTATAAAATGAAAATCAGAAAGGTTGCCAACTATGGAATAAAAGATTCTTCACTCCACTTCGTTCCGTTCTGAATGACGAGTGCCTTGAGAATTTGAGTAGATTTAATGTTAAAACAATACTCCTAAACGCAATTTTATTTCGCTAAGGGTTACTCTTGAATTGTCAGACTTTGTAATGTCTATTAATCCATGACTGTATTCTATACCTGCTACGGCTCTTAAATTGTCTTTTAAAAACCAATGTATTCCTGCACCCACATTAAAAGGTACATCATAAAAAAATACATCTTTTTTTACTTTAGCATCAAAAGCCGCATCTTTATTGCCTCCCGGTCTTATATTAGCTCTTGCACCTAAGTTAAACCTATTGGTTATTCCCACTAAAGCATATATATTGTAGTTATTAATGTCGTTGGTTTTCAACTTTAAATTAATAGGCAACTCTAAATACTGTAGCTTGTACTTAGAAATACTGTTGGGTAGCATTGCCACAGGAATATCCGAATCGTAATAAGTGCTTTTTAAAGCATATAAACTTTTATTTTCTACTCTAAAAGTTCTGTAGCTCCCTCCTAATCCTGTGTTTAAAGCAAAGCGGTCGCTAATATCCCAATCTACCATTAAACCGTAGCCTATTCCACCGCCTATACCTTTGTTTTTATCTAAATTTGGAGTAATAGCAAATTCTATAGCGGGATCAACGTACAAACCTATATTTACAGTACGCTGTGCTTTGTTTTGCCCTACGCTTATTAATGTTATTATTGCTGTTAAAAGTATTATTTTTTTCATTATAATGTTATGTTTTTTATTGATTACTAACACTTTAAGAGCCACAAAAAATATACCAAGTAAGCTTATTTTTAAAAATCAACGCCTAAAGAAAATTGTAATCTTGCTTTGTTAAATTTGCCTGTATCGTAGCCCCAGCCGTAATCTATTCGTATAAAATATCCAAGTAATTCTATTCTTGTTCCTAAGCCTAAAGCCATTACAAAAGGCTGTTTATAAACATCTATTCTAGCTACTGCCGTACCAGTGTTATTTTGTCTTGTTTCTTGGGCTATATTATCATTAGAAAAAGGTGTTGCTCCTTCCCATGCTGTTCCTAAATCATAAAAACCTATTAACTGCAAATTCTTTAAGAAATTAGAACGCAAAGGTTTTTTTCTAAAAGCAGAAAATATAGGTACTCTCAATTCTGTGTTCCAAACCAAAAAGCTATTGCCATTTCTTATATTTTGCATAAAGCCTCTCATATTCACTGCCGCACTTTGATATGCATAATTATTATTATAATTAATGTTAGTATTTTCATCAAAACTTGGAGATATAATACCGTCTGTAGCTCCTAAATAATATATCATTTTTTTAGTGCCTACCGATGTGCTATAAGCTAATCTATTTGCCCAAATAATATTATTATATACTTTTTGATAATGTCGTGCATCAAAACCCCATATTAACATATACGAGTTATTAAAAATGGGCATTTGTACACTTTCTTTGGCTATAGTATCTTCTTTTGTAGGAAACTCTTTTTGAAACTCTACAAAAGCATTAAACCTAAAACCATTTCTTATATTTTGCTGTATTTCTATAGTATGGTCGTGTACGTATTCAAGTTTTGTGTATAACCAATTTTGGCTTGAGTTTGCCTCATTTAAAGTAATATAATCTGTAGATTTAAAAATATTTCTATCATTTCTAAAACCTACGCCTACCCTCAGGCTATTAAGCATATTAAATGGATAAATAAACTTGGTTTCTACTATATTTGTCCTAATATTTAAGTTGGCTAAAACTGCGTCTGTGCCATTAGACAGCACTCCTATTTTGTTGAAATTTCTTCTATAATAGGTAAATCTTTTATCCCACCGCCCTTTTAGGTTTTCGTAGGTTATGTACAGCTGGTTATTATCAAACAGCCTTACTTTAAAAGGCAAAACATAGCCTGGAGGTGTTTCAGGGTTAGCGTTAGAGAAAAAATCTAAACTAAAGCCTCCGTATATTTTGTGGTTTTCAAATAAATCGGTTATTCCAAAACTTATCATACCGCTAATTGCCGGATTACGCAGTGCCGGCATTCCCGGCTGAAATGGCTGATATTGTGAAATTAAAGTTGAAGTGTTTAAGCCTATTGCCACATCTTCTGTCATAAATTTTAAGAAATACTGCCTTGTTCTTGTAAATTTATAAATGTTGCTTTTTTCTTCTTCTATGGTTCTGTTTATTTCCAGTGCTTCTCGGTGCTTAGCAGATAAAATATCCCAGCTATCAAATTTGCTTTGGTAAATTTTTTCTCTATTTATATTTTTAAAACTTACGGTATCTACTTCGGTTTGTAGTTGATTTTGTTTTAAACTTTGCTGTCTTGCATATTTGTCTAATTCTCCTTGCATAAATAATGTATTGCTACCGTTATTATTTTCTGCATTATCTATATCTTTTACTAAAAAATATTGCTTATTGCCTGCTTTAAAACTCTCTAACTTTTTCTGTCTTAATAATGCCAAAGACAAATTAGAGAAACTCATATCGTAATTAGAGTTTAAATAATTGACACCTTGTGTTTTAATTATCGGTACATTTTCTTGGCTTACTACATCCTTTACTTCTACACCTTCTTCCATAGCATCTTGCAGGTTTATTCCTTTATCTATTATAATAGAGTCTTCTTTGCCAAAAGAAGTGGTTGTAGTATAAATGTATTTTGTGCGTTCGCCTACTTGTACAGAGTTTAAACTTCCTATATATTGATTGTTTACTCCCGTATAATCGCTAAGAAAAGTGTAGCTACTATCATTAAACTGCTGTGGATAGCTCTCATTAGCCAATGGTGTAAATGTTACTTGTGCTAATTTTTGAAAAGGATTATTAAAATCATAAAAGAAAACATCAAAATTTCTATTGGGCAAAATGGTATCTAAACGCTGATTAATAAGTGAATCGTTTGGACGGTTAGAAATAAAAAGCACGCCTTCTCTTGCTCCCAATTTTGCAAAACTTGGTTGCAAATCATCATAAAAATCTTTGGTAAGGTTTTCTAATCGGCTACTGGGCAAGTAATAGGTATAAATATCTATTTGTCCATTTTGCATGGCCGACATTACTATATTTCTACTATCTTGTGCATAAGCAAAATCAAATATTTTTTGAAATTTTCTAAAAGGTCGGGGTTTTTCTTCTCGCTTAAAATTTTCTGAATCGTAGTGTGCTATGTAAAACATATCTTTTCTTTCATAAACAACGCTCAGCTTTTTCCCTTTAGGTTCCCAAGCCAATATAGGAGAAGATAAATCTGTTTCTAAATTAAAGGTTTTAAAACCGCCACTTTTTATATGTTTTGTAGTTTCATCTTGTATGTTGTAAACAAATACTTTCCATCGCCCTAATTTATTGGCGGCATAAGCTATATATTTTCCATCGGGGCTAATAACGGCATTGTATTTTTCAAACTTTTTCTTCTTTTTAAGTACTATACTTTCATCTACATCTACTTTTTGCTTATTCTGCTGTTCTTTTTCAAATCTATCTTTATGATAAGTGTACCATTGCTTTAAAAATTCATCTAATGAATAGCCTGTAGAATACACAAAAGCCTCTTCTACACTTCTATTTACTTTAGCTAAATATAGTATATTGCCTATTACATCTTTAGAAAAATTTTGTTCTAAAAAAGACCAAACAGAATGTCCTACAAATGCTTGGTCTTCAATACTTAATTTAGATAAATCTGAAAATTGTCCCGATAAAATTCCTTGTTTTAAGCGGTTGTCATTTTCTGTAGTCCAATCTTCTGAAACATAGCGTGCCAATCCTTCTGCAAACCAATAAGGAAAATCTACTAAAAAGGAGTTTTTAATTAATTCTTGTATGCCATTTCCTCCTGAAACTCTATTGATATACAATTCGGCTATTCCTCTTTTAATTTGCTTATCTATATCGCTATGTTTGCCATTAAAATATACAAAAAGCCTATTGTTTTTAAGCTGTACTGTGCCCGATATATTTTCTACATCTTCTTTTATGCCAATATTGGTTTGGTGCATATCAGAAATATCATTGTACACAATTATGTCTAATTTGTTTGACAATTTGAAGTCAAGCAATTCATTTACATGCTCCAAGTTTTTTTCTGCTGCTTGAATTACATACTTTCCAATATCTTGCCCACCTTGAGAAAAATAAATTCTAAAATTGTCGGTTTCGTAAAATTGCCACTTAAATTTTTTATACTGAACTCTATTTTTACCAAACTCCACATTAGAATATTGGGCATTAGCAAAAAAGAAACTCCCTATAAGAGTAAAAGTTGCCAAAATGAATTTTATATGTAGTTTTTTAGCTTGCATTAAATTTGAAAACGAAAATTACATAGAATAGTTTGTTTACTATAATTATATTTTATAAAATTTACACTTTAGTGTAAAAAAACGTAAAAAAATGATAGAAGTTGCCTCATTTGCCTTTAATCCATTTCAAGAAAATACCTATATACTTTTTGATGAAACCAAAGAATGTGTAATTATAGACCCCGGTTGTTATACCGAAAATGAAAGGAGGCAATTAAAAACTTTCATAAAAAATAAGGATTTAAAACCTATAAAACTTTTAAATACACATTGCCATTTAGATCATATTTGTGGCAATGCTTTTGTGGCTAAAGAATATAACTTAAAATTAGAAGCTCATAAAGGCGAAAAAGTGGTGCTTGATGCTGCTCCGGCACACGGACAGATGTATGGTTTTATTTTTGAGCCTTCGCCTGCTATTGAAAAATATATAGATGAGGGAGATATTATTACTTTTGGCAACAGCGAATTAAGTATTTTATTTACACCGGGGCACTCGCCAGCAAGTATTTGTTTTTATAGCCAAAAAGATGGTTTTATAATAGGTGGAGATGTACTGTTTTTTATGAGTATTGGCAGAACAGATTTGCCAGGAGGCAATCATCAGCAACTATTAAATTCTATAAGAGAAAAGCTATTTGTACTACCTAATGAGACTAAAGTGTACAACGGACACGGGCAAGCTACTCAAATAGGTTTTGAAAAGGAAAATAATCCGTTTTTTTAAGTTTCGTTTATTTTTAAACTTTTTTCATGTCTTCTTCCGTCCCATAAAGATAGCACTATCAATTCTTCATTATTAAACTTATAAAACAACAAATAATTTTTTACAATTTTAACCCTTACTTTACTAAAATCTGTATTCCTTCCAATTTTTGGATTTTTTGCTAAACGTTCTAAACTTTCTTGAATTAAAGCGTTAAGTTTTATACTAAAATATTTTGATTTGTTTCTATTAATCCAATACTCTAATATTGCTAGTCTTTCAGCTACTGCTGTCTTTGTCCAAATTATTTTTCTTTTAGCCATGTGTCAATCTGTTTATTGACGCTATCATTATCTATTAATTCAGAATTTTTAAGTTCTTCTTCTGCTTTCAATATTCTTTCTTTTTCAAGCTTACTCAATTTATATGTAACTGTATCTAACTCAAAATCTAATATTTTTTGAAGTTCTTCAACTATTGAATTATTTTTTAATTCAGTAATTTTATTTATCAAATTCAGTTTAATTTCAGCAACATTCATAGCACAAGTATTTATTCCAAATATAACGAAAGGATTTTAGAATAAAAAGTATTTAATTAATTTTCCCTTTATACCTATTTTTTAAATACACCATACCTGCTATACCTACTATTATCATTGCCACAGATATAATTTGTGCCTGCGATAAATTGAAAAAGTTTGGATATCTATCGGTAACTCTTATTATTTCTATAGGATAACGCTCTAAACCACTGGCTACAAACAGCATCATAAACATAAAACCGGGCATAAATTGCACTTTTTTACGCAAAGACCAAAGAATGGCAAATAAAATAAAAAACATAAGAATTTCGTAAATAGCTGTTGGATATACGCCCTGTGGCAACTGATGACAATAATTACCTACACAACCGGCTATTTTTTCGCCTTCGTTTATAACATTATGTGCGTATTGATTGCTCCAAAAATACTCTGGCAGCCAACTTGGTGCCGGGTGCGGATTTACTTTTCCCCAATCGCCATCGCCACTAAAATGACATCCCATACGACCAAATGCCATAGCTAAAATAAAAGTGGGAGAAATAGTATCAAACAATACCCAAGGTTTTAGTTTTCTGTATTTTGCATAAATAGTAACGCCCAATATTCCAAAGAATAAGCCTCCATAAATAGTCAATCCACTTAAAAAATTCATAGGGTCGCTAAATAATTCTGCTAATGTCATTTCTGACTTTGGCTGTATAACTTCAAAAATGCTGGCACCTACTACGCCAAAAAATGCTGCCACAAAAACTAATTCGCCTATTAAATCTTGTGGTTCAATATTTACATCTACTTCTTTTGGGGTAGGCAATGCTGCTTTGTTTATTTTGTAATAAGTATAAGCCACAGCCAAAGCTCCTGTAATAAATCCATATAAGGGAAAACCCTGAGATGAAAATAAATAAGCTACTGTGCCTTGCCCTTGAGTTAATAAACTGGGATTATGAATTAAAGCCCCTAAAAACTTCATTCCCACAAAAAACCACAATAAAAATGGAAAAATTAAATCTTTAATTTTAGGTTTTTCGCCTATTAATTGTTTCTCTACTCTTACATCTAACTGCCCTATTTCTCCTCTTCTTTTTAATTCTTTAGAAGCAAAAATAGCCGCCATCATAAAGCCCATTGCTACAAAAAAACCATAGGTATTAATAGGAATATTGGGTATATTAGTACCAAATACTGCATTGAAAAACTCAGGTATAGTGGCATAAGCCCTTAAAAAAAATATGTTCATTAAGTATTAGTTTATAAGGTTTTCAGTTAAAATTTGAGCATCCATAGCTCCATTTCTATTCACTTTGCTCAGTTGCACTTTTTGTATGGTATTAACCATTTCTTCTTGATAAGGAACAGCCACTTTTATATAATTTTTGGTAAAGCCATACATTATTCCTTCATCATTTTCTGCTTCTAATAGTACTTGAGCATATTCATTTTCATATTGCTCATAAAAAGCTCTTCTTTTCTTTTCTGACAATATACGAAGTTGCTTGCTTCTTTCTCTTCTAACATTTAATGGCACTACGGGTTCTATATTTAATGCTTTTGTATTGGCTCTTTCGCTGTAAGTAAATACATGCAAATATGAAACATCTAATTCTTTTAAAAAATTCATTGTTTTTTCAAACTCCGCATCTGTTTCTCCCGGAAAACCAACAATCACATCTACACCAATGCAACAATGAGGCATTACTTCTTTGATTTTACTAACACGTTGTCTATATAAAGCGGTATCATATTTTCTACGCATTAGTTTTAGTAAATTATCGGAGCCACTTTGCAAAGGAATATGAAAATGGGGTACAAACTTTTTAGACTGTGCTACAAAGTCTATTATTTCATTGCTTAATAAATTAGGCTCTATAGACGAAATTCTAAAACGGTCTATTGCTTCCACTTTATCTAACTCTTGCACCAACTGAAAGAAATTTTCTTGGGTGTGTTTCTTACCGTCTTCGGTTTTGCCAAAATCGCCAATATTAACGCCCGTTAATACTATTTCTTTAACTTTTGTTTGAGCCACTTTTTCTACTAAATCAAGAGTTTTATTTATAGAAGAACTTCTACTTCGTCCTCTGGCTAAAGGAATAGTACAAAAACTGCAAAAATAATCGCAACCGTCTTGTATTTTTACAAAACTACGAGTACGCTCTCCATAAGAAAAAGCTTCGCTATAAAAACCAACTTCCTTAATTGGTCCTGCTATCACTTTGGCTTCTTCGCCTATTTTATCTAAATGCTCATGCAAATTAAATTTTTCATTAGCACCCAAAACTAAATCTACACCGTTTATACCTGCAATTTCTTCCGGTTTTAACTGAGCATAGCAACCTATAATTACAACTTTTGCTTCCGGATTAATTTTTTTTGCTTGTTTTACAATATTCTTGCATTTTTTATCGGCATTATCTGTAACCGAGCAAGTATTAATAATATAATAATCTGCCCTTTCAGAAAAATCAACTTTAGTATAACCATTGTCTGTTAAACTACGGCTAATAGCAGATGTTTCTGAAAAATTTAGTTTACATCCCAGTGTATAATATGCTACTTTTCTATTGTAAAACATAAAAATGAAGTGCGAAATTACAATTTTAAAACAGTTAAATGTTATGAAATGTTGTACTTTTAAGAAATTTCAATTATTTTCACAAAAAAATTAAAACTAAAATGAAAAAATTAATACCGATTTTATTTATTCTAACACTTACTATTGGGTGTAAAGATAAATGTCAAGACAGTTTTTGCCCATCGGGCATGGTATGTGTAGATGGACAATGCAAAACTGCAGATGGCAGTTGCCCGGATGGCTACGAAGGCGATAATTGTGATATTGCTTCTAATAAAAAATTTGCCGGGACTTATGACGTAGATTACACAGGAAGTGGTGGATTGAGTGGTTCTGACGGAAATACTACAGCTAATGTGGCTGACGTAAATGGTACTGCTGATAAAATAAGAATAGAAGTAGCATTAGATGTAAATGCCAGTGTTATGGGACAATCAATAACACTTCCATTAGACATATCTGTAGTAGCAGATGTAGATGGAGACACTTATTCTGTTCCTCAAACTACTATTAGCACAAGTGTAACTATACCTAATGTACCCATTCCTATTCCAATAGATATTGACTTTAAAGTAGATGGTGAAATGGTTAGTGAAACACAATTAAACTCAACTTTAACA encodes the following:
- a CDS encoding PD40 domain-containing protein, which codes for MATFTLIGSFFFANAQYSNVEFGKNRVQYKKFKWQFYETDNFRIYFSQGGQDIGKYVIQAAEKNLEHVNELLDFKLSNKLDIIVYNDISDMHQTNIGIKEDVENISGTVQLKNNRLFVYFNGKHSDIDKQIKRGIAELYINRVSGGNGIQELIKNSFLVDFPYWFAEGLARYVSEDWTTENDNRLKQGILSGQFSDLSKLSIEDQAFVGHSVWSFLEQNFSKDVIGNILYLAKVNRSVEEAFVYSTGYSLDEFLKQWYTYHKDRFEKEQQNKQKVDVDESIVLKKKKKFEKYNAVISPDGKYIAYAANKLGRWKVFVYNIQDETTKHIKSGGFKTFNLETDLSSPILAWEPKGKKLSVVYERKDMFYIAHYDSENFKREEKPRPFRKFQKIFDFAYAQDSRNIVMSAMQNGQIDIYTYYLPSSRLENLTKDFYDDLQPSFAKLGAREGVLFISNRPNDSLINQRLDTILPNRNFDVFFYDFNNPFQKLAQVTFTPLANESYPQQFNDSSYTFLSDYTGVNNQYIGSLNSVQVGERTKYIYTTTTSFGKEDSIIIDKGINLQDAMEEGVEVKDVVSQENVPIIKTQGVNYLNSNYDMSFSNLSLALLRQKKLESFKAGNKQYFLVKDIDNAENNNGSNTLFMQGELDKYARQQSLKQNQLQTEVDTVSFKNINREKIYQSKFDSWDILSAKHREALEINRTIEEEKSNIYKFTRTRQYFLKFMTEDVAIGLNTSTLISQYQPFQPGMPALRNPAISGMISFGITDLFENHKIYGGFSLDFFSNANPETPPGYVLPFKVRLFDNNQLYITYENLKGRWDKRFTYYRRNFNKIGVLSNGTDAVLANLNIRTNIVETKFIYPFNMLNSLRVGVGFRNDRNIFKSTDYITLNEANSSQNWLYTKLEYVHDHTIEIQQNIRNGFRFNAFVEFQKEFPTKEDTIAKESVQMPIFNNSYMLIWGFDARHYQKVYNNIIWANRLAYSTSVGTKKMIYYLGATDGIISPSFDENTNINYNNNYAYQSAAVNMRGFMQNIRNGNSFLVWNTELRVPIFSAFRKKPLRSNFLKNLQLIGFYDLGTAWEGATPFSNDNIAQETRQNNTGTAVARIDVYKQPFVMALGLGTRIELLGYFIRIDYGWGYDTGKFNKARLQFSLGVDF
- a CDS encoding DUF1016 domain-containing protein, with translation MSDKIIQSKDYKDWSAFISNKIKLAQTRTALKVNTEMLTLYWEIGNSILEKQNQNGWGSKVIDLLAIDLAENFPENSGFSVRNLKYMRAFAEAYPHFPIVQVPLAQSENEFVQVPLAQITWYHHISLLTKVKDTTKRAFYISETAKNEWSRDVMLLQIQSKLYERDSKALNNFENTLPDYQSDLAKSIFKDPYNFDFLMLYRKAKEVEIENLLTQKITDFLLELGKGFAFVGRQYAVEVDNTDYKIDLLFYHTVLHAYVVIELKAGEFLPEYVSKLNFYISAIDDKLKTPTDEPTIGLLLCASKSKVKVEYAMRGLDKPLGVASYQLERLVKENIDKLNNNEEQ
- a CDS encoding MBL fold metallo-hydrolase yields the protein MIEVASFAFNPFQENTYILFDETKECVIIDPGCYTENERRQLKTFIKNKDLKPIKLLNTHCHLDHICGNAFVAKEYNLKLEAHKGEKVVLDAAPAHGQMYGFIFEPSPAIEKYIDEGDIITFGNSELSILFTPGHSPASICFYSQKDGFIIGGDVLFFMSIGRTDLPGGNHQQLLNSIREKLFVLPNETKVYNGHGQATQIGFEKENNPFF
- the mtaB gene encoding tRNA (N(6)-L-threonylcarbamoyladenosine(37)-C(2))-methylthiotransferase MtaB; this translates as MFYNRKVAYYTLGCKLNFSETSAISRSLTDNGYTKVDFSERADYYIINTCSVTDNADKKCKNIVKQAKKINPEAKVVIIGCYAQLKPEEIAGINGVDLVLGANEKFNLHEHLDKIGEEAKVIAGPIKEVGFYSEAFSYGERTRSFVKIQDGCDYFCSFCTIPLARGRSRSSSINKTLDLVEKVAQTKVKEIVLTGVNIGDFGKTEDGKKHTQENFFQLVQELDKVEAIDRFRISSIEPNLLSNEIIDFVAQSKKFVPHFHIPLQSGSDNLLKLMRRKYDTALYRQRVSKIKEVMPHCCIGVDVIVGFPGETDAEFEKTMNFLKELDVSYLHVFTYSERANTKALNIEPVVPLNVRRERSKQLRILSEKKRRAFYEQYENEYAQVLLEAENDEGIMYGFTKNYIKVAVPYQEEMVNTIQKVQLSKVNRNGAMDAQILTENLIN
- a CDS encoding prolipoprotein diacylglyceryl transferase — translated: MNIFFLRAYATIPEFFNAVFGTNIPNIPINTYGFFVAMGFMMAAIFASKELKRRGEIGQLDVRVEKQLIGEKPKIKDLIFPFLLWFFVGMKFLGALIHNPSLLTQGQGTVAYLFSSQGFPLYGFITGALAVAYTYYKINKAALPTPKEVDVNIEPQDLIGELVFVAAFFGVVGASIFEVIQPKSEMTLAELFSDPMNFLSGLTIYGGLFFGILGVTIYAKYRKLKPWVLFDTISPTFILAMAFGRMGCHFSGDGDWGKVNPHPAPSWLPEYFWSNQYAHNVINEGEKIAGCVGNYCHQLPQGVYPTAIYEILMFFILFAILWSLRKKVQFMPGFMFMMLFVASGLERYPIEIIRVTDRYPNFFNLSQAQIISVAMIIVGIAGMVYLKNRYKGKIN
- a CDS encoding type II toxin-antitoxin system RelE/ParE family toxin, with protein sequence MAKRKIIWTKTAVAERLAILEYWINRNKSKYFSIKLNALIQESLERLAKNPKIGRNTDFSKVRVKIVKNYLLFYKFNNEELIVLSLWDGRRHEKSLKINET
- a CDS encoding outer membrane beta-barrel protein; the encoded protein is MKKIILLTAIITLISVGQNKAQRTVNIGLYVDPAIEFAITPNLDKNKGIGGGIGYGLMVDWDISDRFALNTGLGGSYRTFRVENKSLYALKSTYYDSDIPVAMLPNSISKYKLQYLELPINLKLKTNDINNYNIYALVGITNRFNLGARANIRPGGNKDAAFDAKVKKDVFFYDVPFNVGAGIHWFLKDNLRAVAGIEYSHGLIDITKSDNSRVTLSEIKLRLGVLF